In Bacillus sp. FJAT-45037, the following are encoded in one genomic region:
- a CDS encoding bifunctional metallophosphatase/5'-nucleotidase — MSIERVTLFHTNDIHSGFETWSKIVAYIKDHRDKNTIYVDIGDHADRSHVMTEATSGKGNIQLLNEATVDYATIGNNEGITFSHEDLHTLYDEANFSVLISNLYTTEGERPKWLKPYTIHTTANGIKIALIGATAPFKQFYKQLDWEVISPIDAIKSYVSELRSEVDVIVVMSHLGLFRDEELAEKVEGIDVILGAHTHHVLEKGKRRYGTLIAQAGKHGAYLGQVTIDVDIDSRTVVANEALLLDPSLMLKEDQGTKDLLENLTEKSNLALANEVATIPFPLEVSWQEQSDATQLLCDALTEWCDEELGMMNAGVLLQSFQKGPITKRDIHQSCPHPINPCVVKITGEQLHKTILRAYTSEMRTLALKGFGFRGKILGRMMFTGIDVELDKNEQVLDILVKGRSIEFQKEYTLATLDMYTFGHLYPEVADSEYKKYFMPELLRDILAWKLGQIWA; from the coding sequence ATGTCGATAGAGAGAGTGACATTATTTCATACAAATGATATTCATAGCGGGTTTGAAACTTGGTCTAAGATCGTTGCCTACATCAAGGATCACCGCGATAAAAATACGATTTATGTTGATATTGGTGATCACGCTGATCGAAGTCATGTGATGACAGAAGCGACATCAGGTAAAGGGAATATCCAATTGTTAAACGAAGCAACTGTTGATTATGCAACGATAGGGAATAATGAAGGCATTACGTTTTCTCATGAAGATCTACATACATTATATGATGAGGCGAATTTTTCGGTGCTCATTTCCAATTTGTATACAACTGAAGGAGAGCGTCCCAAGTGGCTAAAGCCTTACACAATCCATACAACAGCCAATGGGATCAAGATCGCTCTTATTGGGGCTACAGCGCCTTTTAAACAGTTTTACAAGCAATTAGATTGGGAGGTTATTTCTCCAATTGATGCGATCAAAAGCTATGTCAGTGAGCTGCGTAGTGAAGTCGATGTTATTGTTGTGATGTCGCACTTAGGGTTATTTCGTGATGAAGAACTAGCGGAAAAAGTCGAAGGGATTGACGTGATTCTTGGCGCGCATACCCATCATGTGCTGGAAAAAGGAAAGCGTCGTTACGGAACACTGATTGCACAAGCTGGTAAGCACGGTGCCTATCTTGGACAAGTAACGATCGATGTTGATATCGATTCACGAACAGTGGTTGCTAATGAGGCGCTATTACTCGACCCTAGTCTGATGTTGAAAGAAGATCAGGGAACGAAGGACCTGTTGGAGAATTTAACAGAAAAATCGAACCTAGCTTTAGCGAATGAGGTTGCGACGATTCCTTTTCCACTCGAGGTATCATGGCAAGAACAGTCGGACGCCACGCAACTATTATGTGATGCGTTGACTGAGTGGTGTGACGAAGAGCTCGGGATGATGAACGCGGGTGTGCTCTTACAGTCATTTCAAAAAGGACCGATTACGAAACGAGACATCCACCAGTCTTGTCCACATCCGATTAACCCATGTGTCGTAAAGATCACAGGAGAGCAATTGCATAAAACGATCCTTCGGGCTTATACATCAGAGATGCGTACGCTCGCACTGAAAGGCTTTGGGTTCCGTGGAAAGATTTTAGGTCGGATGATGTTTACTGGAATTGATGTCGAGCTTGATAAAAATGAACAAGTGTTAGATATTTTGGTTAAAGGAAGAAGCATTGAATTTCAGAAGGAATACACGTTGGCGACGCTAGATATGTACACATTCGGACATCTTTACCCTGAGGTTGCTGATTCAGAATATAAGAAGTATTTCATGCCAGAACTCCTTCGTGATATCTTGGCATGGAAGCTAGGACAAATTTGGGCATAA
- a CDS encoding sulfite exporter TauE/SafE family protein yields MEWGILVLVGLLAGTIGSLLGLGGGIIVVPALLLLSSSVGILAGITPQVAVGTSLLIMIFTGLSSTFAYVKQGKVDYRSGFLFFMGSGPGALVGVWLNRFLEVEPFMIYFGLFMLVVAAILTIRPYLKPRPLSNRAMTYVYNDDKGQKNVYGYRPVVAIMIAAMVGILSGLFGIGGGSLMVPAMIILFHFPAHLAIATSMFMILLSAMLSSISHILLGNVNWLYALALIPGAYIGGIVGAAINKRLSSTALLIILRLFLVLAALRLIYQGVNGN; encoded by the coding sequence ATGGAGTGGGGAATCCTCGTTTTAGTTGGCTTACTTGCAGGGACGATAGGCAGTCTACTCGGATTGGGTGGTGGGATTATTGTCGTACCAGCACTTCTACTTCTAAGTAGTTCTGTCGGTATATTAGCAGGAATCACTCCGCAAGTGGCGGTTGGTACGTCTTTATTAATTATGATCTTCACAGGATTATCCTCGACGTTCGCTTACGTTAAACAAGGAAAAGTGGATTACAGAAGTGGATTCCTCTTTTTTATGGGGAGCGGACCTGGAGCGTTAGTTGGTGTTTGGCTGAACCGCTTTTTAGAAGTCGAACCGTTTATGATTTATTTTGGCTTATTTATGCTTGTTGTAGCAGCAATTTTAACAATCAGACCTTATTTGAAACCGAGGCCGCTATCTAATCGAGCGATGACGTATGTCTATAATGATGACAAAGGTCAGAAAAATGTGTATGGTTATCGTCCGGTTGTAGCGATAATGATCGCAGCGATGGTGGGGATATTGTCGGGGTTATTTGGAATCGGCGGAGGATCTTTAATGGTCCCTGCGATGATTATCCTTTTTCATTTCCCTGCACATCTAGCGATTGCGACATCAATGTTTATGATCTTACTTTCGGCGATGTTAAGTTCAATTTCTCATATTTTACTCGGGAATGTGAACTGGCTCTATGCACTAGCCCTTATTCCAGGGGCTTATATTGGTGGAATCGTAGGAGCTGCGATTAACAAACGTTTATCAAGCACGGCCTTACTTATCATTCTTCGTCTGTTTTTAGTGCTAGCTGCGTTACGATTAATTTATCAAGGCGTTAATGGGAATTAG
- a CDS encoding DUF72 domain-containing protein, which produces MITIGLAGWGDHDDLYEGIPGHMKLQTYASHFPIVELDASFYAVQPLRNMEKWARETPSNFQFIVKAYQGMTGHQKGYAPFESREEMFDAFLASLVPLIESNKLAMVLVQFPPWFDCKKEHVMYVRYVKEKLLSVPAALEFRNQTWFTPETRERTLSFMEEEQWIHSICDEPDAGVGSIPTVVHATHREKTLIRLHGRNRYGWNDPGNGSWRDVRYLYEYKKHELKEWEGYLRQLEKETKQIYMIFNNNSGGHAAQSAKDMISLLGIEYIGLAPRQLDLFSE; this is translated from the coding sequence TTGATAACAATTGGATTAGCAGGGTGGGGAGATCATGATGACTTATATGAAGGCATACCAGGTCATATGAAATTACAAACATATGCCAGTCATTTTCCTATTGTTGAACTCGATGCTTCGTTTTATGCTGTACAACCCTTGCGCAATATGGAAAAATGGGCCCGTGAAACGCCAAGTAATTTTCAATTTATTGTTAAGGCGTACCAAGGAATGACGGGTCACCAGAAAGGGTATGCGCCTTTTGAGTCAAGAGAGGAAATGTTTGATGCGTTCTTAGCTTCTCTGGTCCCACTTATCGAGTCCAATAAGCTTGCTATGGTGCTCGTTCAATTTCCACCTTGGTTTGATTGCAAAAAAGAGCATGTGATGTATGTTCGGTATGTCAAAGAAAAGTTGCTATCAGTCCCTGCTGCCTTGGAGTTTCGCAATCAAACTTGGTTTACACCTGAGACGCGAGAACGAACTCTTTCCTTTATGGAAGAAGAACAATGGATTCACAGCATATGTGATGAACCGGATGCGGGTGTTGGATCGATTCCTACGGTGGTACATGCCACGCACAGAGAGAAAACGCTCATCCGTCTTCACGGCCGCAATCGTTATGGCTGGAATGATCCTGGGAACGGATCGTGGCGTGATGTTCGTTACCTGTATGAATACAAGAAACATGAGTTAAAAGAGTGGGAAGGGTATCTTAGGCAGCTTGAGAAAGAGACAAAGCAGATTTATATGATTTTTAATAATAACTCTGGTGGTCATGCGGCTCAAAGTGCCAAAGATATGATTTCATTACTCGGGATCGAATACATAGGGCTCGCCCCTAGACAACTCGATTTATTTTCGGAATAA
- the sufB gene encoding Fe-S cluster assembly protein SufB produces the protein MAKKMPEIGEYKYGFSDRDVSIFRSKRGLTREIVEEISRMKSEPQWMLDFRLKSLEQFYKMPMPQWGGDLTDLNFDEITYYVKPSEKSEKSWDEVPEEIKNTFDKLGIPEAEQKYLAGVSAQYESEVVYHSMKEELTEQGILFTDTDNALREHEEIFREHFGTIIPPTDNKFAALNSAVWSGGSFIYVPKGVKSDTPLQAYFRINSENMGQFERTLIIADEDSSVHYVEGCTAPVYSTNSLHSAVVEIIVKKNAYCRYTTIQNWAPNIFNLVTKRAVADAGATMEWVDGNIGSKLTMKYPAVVMRGEGAKGTILSIAIAGKGQHQDAGAKVHHLAPNCSSTIVSKSISKHGGKVTYRGICNFGRKSEGSKSKIECDTLIMDNKSTSDTIPYNEILNNNITLEHEATVSKVSEDQLFYLMSRGISEQEATEMIVMGFIEPFTKELPMEYAVEMNRLIKFEMEGSIG, from the coding sequence ATGGCTAAAAAAATGCCTGAAATCGGTGAATACAAATACGGGTTCTCGGATCGCGATGTCTCAATCTTCCGTTCAAAACGTGGCTTAACTCGTGAGATCGTAGAAGAAATTTCACGTATGAAAAGCGAACCACAATGGATGCTTGATTTCCGTTTGAAGTCGTTAGAGCAATTTTACAAAATGCCAATGCCTCAATGGGGTGGCGACCTTACTGATCTAAACTTTGATGAGATCACGTACTATGTTAAGCCTTCTGAGAAATCAGAGAAGTCTTGGGATGAAGTACCTGAAGAAATCAAGAACACGTTTGATAAGTTAGGGATTCCAGAAGCAGAGCAAAAGTATCTTGCAGGGGTATCGGCTCAGTACGAATCAGAAGTTGTGTACCACAGCATGAAAGAAGAGCTTACTGAACAAGGAATTCTTTTCACGGATACAGATAATGCTCTTCGTGAACATGAAGAAATTTTCAGAGAGCATTTTGGTACGATTATTCCTCCGACAGATAACAAGTTCGCAGCGTTAAACTCTGCGGTTTGGTCTGGTGGATCGTTTATCTACGTACCTAAAGGTGTTAAATCAGATACGCCACTACAAGCTTATTTCCGTATTAACTCTGAGAACATGGGTCAATTTGAACGTACATTAATCATTGCGGACGAAGATAGCTCCGTACACTATGTTGAAGGGTGTACAGCGCCAGTTTATTCAACGAACTCACTTCATAGTGCGGTTGTTGAGATCATTGTTAAAAAGAATGCTTACTGTCGTTATACAACGATCCAAAACTGGGCTCCAAACATCTTTAACCTTGTAACGAAGCGTGCGGTTGCAGATGCTGGTGCGACAATGGAATGGGTTGATGGTAACATCGGTTCAAAATTAACAATGAAATATCCAGCTGTTGTGATGCGTGGGGAAGGCGCAAAAGGTACCATCCTTTCGATCGCGATTGCAGGTAAAGGTCAACATCAAGATGCAGGAGCTAAAGTTCATCATTTAGCGCCTAATTGTTCATCAACGATCGTTTCAAAATCGATCTCAAAACATGGCGGTAAAGTAACGTACCGTGGAATTTGTAACTTCGGTCGCAAATCTGAAGGGTCAAAATCTAAGATTGAGTGTGATACGTTGATTATGGATAACAAATCAACGTCTGATACGATCCCATACAATGAAATCCTAAATAACAACATCACTCTTGAGCATGAAGCGACGGTTTCAAAAGTATCTGAAGATCAACTCTTCTACTTAATGAGCCGTGGGATTTCTGAGCAAGAAGCAACAGAGATGATTGTAATGGGCTTCATCGAACCATTTACAAAAGAACTTCCAATGGAATATGCGGTTGAGATGAATCGTCTCATTAAGTTCGAAATGGAAGGTTCTATCGGGTAA
- the sufU gene encoding Fe-S cluster assembly sulfur transfer protein SufU, producing MSFNNLDTLYRQVIMDHYKNPRNRGEIDGDTLTVNMNNPTCGDRIQIQMKLEDDRISAAKFVGEGCSISLASASMMTQAVKGLTAEEAMAMSEIFSSMMLGKEYDEDRFDLGDIEALQGVSKFPARIKCATLAWKAMEKGLNE from the coding sequence ATGTCTTTTAATAACCTTGATACCTTGTATCGACAGGTAATTATGGATCATTATAAAAATCCACGAAATCGTGGCGAAATTGACGGTGATACGCTCACTGTCAATATGAATAACCCGACATGTGGAGATCGTATACAGATTCAAATGAAGCTCGAAGATGACCGCATATCCGCTGCGAAGTTTGTAGGAGAGGGCTGCTCGATCAGCCTCGCTTCTGCTTCAATGATGACGCAAGCGGTCAAAGGCTTAACGGCTGAAGAAGCGATGGCTATGAGTGAGATCTTCTCAAGCATGATGTTAGGTAAGGAATATGATGAAGATCGTTTTGATTTAGGTGATATTGAAGCTCTTCAAGGAGTTTCAAAGTTTCCAGCGCGTATCAAGTGTGCAACATTAGCTTGGAAAGCAATGGAAAAAGGCCTAAACGAATAG
- a CDS encoding cysteine desulfurase, which translates to MNVTEIKKLFPILNQEVNGHPLVYLDSAATSQKPLSVIEKVSDYYRRYNSNVHRGVHTLGTMATDEYEGAREKVRSFLHAKSTEEIIFTRGTTTALNLVAGSYARANLSEGDEIVITPMEHHSNIIPWQQVARVTGATLTYLPLQADGTIDLKDVEETISEKTKIVSVMQVSNVLGTINPVKEIAEIAHRHGAIMVVDGAQSAPHMKVDVQDLDCDFFAFSGHKMGAPTGIGALYGKKELLTNMEPIEFGGEMIDFVGLQDSTWKELPWKFEGGTPIIAGAIGLGAAIDFLNDIGLDDIEKHEHELAQYALERLSEIDGMTLFGPKHRAGLVTFNLDDVHPHDVATVLDAEGIAVRAGHHCAQPLMKWLNATATARASFYLYNTKEEIDFLAESLVKTKEYFGDVF; encoded by the coding sequence ATGAATGTTACTGAGATCAAGAAGTTATTTCCGATCCTCAACCAAGAAGTGAACGGACATCCTCTGGTCTACTTAGATAGTGCAGCGACTTCTCAGAAGCCTTTATCTGTCATTGAGAAGGTCAGTGATTATTATCGCCGTTATAATTCTAATGTGCACCGTGGTGTTCATACACTAGGAACAATGGCGACAGATGAGTACGAAGGAGCGCGCGAGAAAGTTCGTTCGTTCCTCCATGCAAAAAGCACAGAAGAAATCATCTTTACCCGTGGAACAACAACCGCATTAAACCTTGTGGCAGGAAGCTATGCTCGTGCGAATCTTTCAGAGGGCGATGAGATTGTCATCACACCAATGGAACACCACAGTAATATCATTCCTTGGCAGCAAGTAGCTCGTGTAACGGGTGCCACTTTAACGTACTTACCGCTTCAAGCGGACGGAACGATTGACCTGAAAGACGTTGAAGAAACAATCAGTGAAAAAACGAAGATTGTTTCTGTCATGCAAGTGTCAAATGTTCTCGGTACGATTAATCCGGTGAAAGAAATTGCCGAGATCGCACATCGACACGGAGCGATCATGGTCGTCGATGGTGCGCAAAGTGCTCCTCATATGAAAGTGGACGTACAAGATCTTGATTGTGATTTCTTTGCTTTTTCTGGTCATAAGATGGGTGCTCCGACAGGTATTGGTGCTCTTTACGGAAAAAAAGAGTTGCTAACCAACATGGAACCGATTGAGTTTGGCGGCGAGATGATTGATTTTGTTGGCTTACAAGATTCAACATGGAAAGAGCTTCCTTGGAAATTCGAAGGTGGCACACCGATTATTGCGGGAGCCATCGGTTTAGGGGCAGCTATTGATTTTCTTAATGACATCGGTCTAGATGACATTGAAAAGCATGAGCATGAATTAGCTCAGTACGCATTAGAGCGTCTTTCTGAGATCGATGGAATGACGCTCTTTGGACCGAAGCACCGTGCTGGACTTGTCACATTCAACTTGGATGATGTTCATCCTCACGATGTAGCAACGGTTCTTGATGCAGAGGGCATTGCTGTTCGAGCTGGGCATCACTGTGCTCAACCTTTAATGAAGTGGCTGAACGCGACAGCAACAGCACGTGCTAGCTTCTATTTGTATAATACAAAAGAAGAGATCGATTTCCTAGCCGAGAGCTTAGTAAAAACAAAGGAGTACTTTGGCGATGTCTTTTAA